In Plodia interpunctella isolate USDA-ARS_2022_Savannah chromosome 8, ilPloInte3.2, whole genome shotgun sequence, the DNA window TCAAGCCCCAAAAAGGAAAGCTTCGGAGGAAGTCGAGGAGGCTGAAAGGGCTTCCAACAAGCTTTCCTCTGTCTCGAGAGGCCGGGCTGCCCGTCGGGGCTCGTATTCTGGGACGGCCGAGGCGAGGGAGAGGCTCCGCGATCTTTCGGCGGACTATGCCCAGTTCGAGAGGGAATTAGAGAGGGCTGGCACCAGCAGCTACTTAAAGGGCACGGAGCAGACCAGTAAGAGGTGCTTAGTGGATGAGCACCTCGAGGTCGTGAGGGCTGCTGCCCAGAGGGTTTTGGCGGAGGCCGGAAAATCCGGCAACTTAAAAGGGACTGCATGGCGGGCCATGAATGAGGCCTGCCATGACATTATTGTGGCGGCTGGGAAAATAGAGGCCCAGTGCGAGGAGTCGGAAGCTGTCCGCATACTCAGAGCGGACAACAAGAGAATGCGGGAGCAGCTTTCGCTCCTCCAGCAAGAGACAAAGGCCCTCCGCACAGCCTTTGCCGAACGGGTGACTCCGGCGCCGACTGAGGCCCAAACAGCGGCAAATGCCCCCTCTCTTGAGGACATCAGGGGACTCCTCTCCGAATGGAAGGAGTCCTTTGAGAGGAACATGTTCCTCAAGCTGGGGGGAATGGTGAACGACCGCCTCAAAGAGGCGGAGAAAAGGGGCATCCTAGCCCCGGAACCTATCGTTCGGCCGCCACTTGCAGCTGACGCGAAGAGGAAGGAGGCCGAAACACTGGCCTCAAAAACAGGGCGGAATTATGCTGGTGCTGTAGCGGGGGCCACCCTCATGCCCCCAGCTCGACCTGGGCCTGCACCTAAAGCTGTCGCAGGCAAAAAGCAGCCCAAACAAGGGACTGCGCAGGCCCAGGCACCCATCGAATCACCTGCCGAAGTGCCTCCGCCTCATGAAGGCGAACAGGGGTGGGCCGAGGTGGTCAGGAGGGGGAAAAAGAAGGGGAACAAACCCTCCTCTTCTGCCCAGCAGGAGCCTACCCCTGTGAAGGCCCCCAAGGCGAGCGCACAGCCGcccaaaaaagttaaattcacCGCACCCAAGACTTCGGCGGTGGTGGTGACCCTCAAGCCGGAATCCAAACTGGATTACCGCACGGTAATATCGAGGGCCACCACTATCGACCTTTCGTCGATTGGGGTGGATCACGTGTCGGCTGTGCGTGGAACGGCAACGGGGGCCCGCATCATTGAGATACCCGGGGCTGACAGTGGGGCTGCGGCGGACAGCCTCGCAGAGAAGCTCCGGGAGGTCATAGGGACTGAGGCGGAGGTCACAAGGCCCTTCAAGGCGGCGCAAATAAGGGTCTCTGGACTCGATGAGGGAGTGACGCCAGAGGCCCTAAAAGAGGCCACAGCGAGGGCGGGAAAATGTCCACCGGGACAGGTCAGGGTGGGAAACATCCGCATAGCGCCGGATATGACGGCGGCGGTGATCATCACCTGCCCTGTGGCGGCTGCCAACGCCCTAATAGACGAGGGGCGCCTTCTTGTCGGTTGGACAGCTGCCAAGGTCAGGGGGCTGGAGGCCCTGCCCATGCGGTGCTACCGGTGCATGGGCATAGGCCACACCAGAGCCCTCTGCCCGTCCCCGGTGGACAGATCGGAATTATGCCATCGCTGTGGCAAATCTGGGCATACTTCCTCAGAGTGCGGGGCCAGTGAACCCTGGTGTGCGGTGTGTTATGCGCACAAGTTGGCCGCCAAACACACAATGGGCGGCCCATCGTGCAATCCCCCGCGCACGCGGGGCAAACTGGCCCCTCCAAAAAGGGGAGCCTCCGAGGGCACCACGATGGAGCACTAATGACAGACGGGTCTGCGCCACAGGTTGAGGTGCTGCAGGCCAACGTCAACCACTGCGCCCGTGCACAGGACCTGCTAGTCCAGCACGTGGCGGAGTGGTCTATTGGTGCTGCCGTCGTGGTGGAACCGTATTGTGTCCCCCCCCTTCCTACTTGGGTCGGAGATGCGGACGGGCTGGTGGCAATCACCTCTCCCCGAACTGGGGATCGCCCGCCTCTCTCGAGAATCGACAGTGGCCCGGGTTACGCGGCGGCAAGATGGGGAGAGTTTGTCATAGTCGCGGCATACTTCTCCCCCAA includes these proteins:
- the LOC128672177 gene encoding uncharacterized protein LOC128672177 — encoded protein: MGRNVAKSSRGRSLTPRGKRSTGGVNEDVGEKTISRSESLYFSDGDSDGSIDLPEIKLGGEKRGQAPKRKASEEVEEAERASNKLSSVSRGRAARRGSYSGTAEARERLRDLSADYAQFERELERAGTSSYLKGTEQTSKRCLVDEHLEVVRAAAQRVLAEAGKSGNLKGTAWRAMNEACHDIIVAAGKIEAQCEESEAVRILRADNKRMREQLSLLQQETKALRTAFAERVTPAPTEAQTAANAPSLEDIRGLLSEWKESFERNMFLKLGGMVNDRLKEAEKRGILAPEPIVRPPLAADAKRKEAETLASKTGRNYAGAVAGATLMPPARPGPAPKAVAGKKQPKQGTAQAQAPIESPAEVPPPHEGEQGWAEVVRRGKKKGNKPSSSAQQEPTPVKAPKASAQPPKKVKFTAPKTSAVVVTLKPESKLDYRTVISRATTIDLSSIGVDHVSAVRGTATGARIIEIPGADSGAAADSLAEKLREVIGTEAEVTRPFKAAQIRVSGLDEGVTPEALKEATARAGKCPPGQVRVGNIRIAPDMTAAVIITCPVAAANALIDEGRLLVGWTAAKVRGLEALPMRCYRCMGIGHTRALCPSPVDRSELCHRCGKSGHTSSECGASEPWCAVCYAHKLAAKHTMGGPSCNPPRTRGKLAPPKRGASEGTTMEH